ACACGCAGCGCCCGGCCTTCGTTCGAGGGATCGTTCGGCACACCGATGACAGCGCCTTCCGGAATCTCGGCGACCGACTTGTACTTCTTGGTATAGAGGCCGATCGGCCAGACGCCGGTATAGCCGACGCGAGTGATGTGATAGCCGTGCTGCTTGATCTGATTATCGAGATAGGGTTGATGCTGGAAAGCATTGGCATCGACCTCGCCGCGCTCCAGCGCTTCATTCGGCTGCGTGTAATCGTTGAAGATAACTGTCTCGATCTTGAGGCCCTTCTTGGCTGCTTCGCTGGCGACCACGCGCCAGATATCCTCTTCCTCGCCGGCCATGATGCCGACCTTGATCGACTTGTCCTCGGCAAAGGAAGGGGCAGGTGCTGCCAAGGCAAAGAGTGTCGCAGCGGAAACGGCGACCGCGGCAAGCGCCGTGCGGCGCGAAAGATGGAATCCGTGAAGATTTTTGTTCTTGGTCATTTTGTTATCCCGTCTGACTGAATGAGGCCAATCGCCCCGAGCAGGCCGATCATGGCAAACGTGGGTATCGGGAGCGAAGTACGAACGTCCGATGTGCGGGA
The window above is part of the Rhizobium sp. CIAT894 genome. Proteins encoded here:
- a CDS encoding MetQ/NlpA family lipoprotein, translating into MTKNKNLHGFHLSRRTALAAVAVSAATLFALAAPAPSFAEDKSIKVGIMAGEEEDIWRVVASEAAKKGLKIETVIFNDYTQPNEALERGEVDANAFQHQPYLDNQIKQHGYHITRVGYTGVWPIGLYTKKYKSVAEIPEGAVIGVPNDPSNEGRALRVLQSQGLIKLKDGTGILATVADVTDNPKKIEIKELDAGIVGRSIDDLDAGVVNTDWALKSGLSPAERIAQEPIADNPYRNFIAVKDDNKDADWVKTLVSSYQNDTVKAEFDKVYKGTGLSAY